The bacterium genome includes a region encoding these proteins:
- a CDS encoding RNA-binding transcriptional accessory protein: MDIIRLVAKELAIAANNVSATIKLLDEENTVPFLARYRKEVTGGLDENQIRDIHEKMTYYRSLEARKLTVLASIEEQGKLTDELKQKIQTAIKLQEVEDLYLPYKPKRRTRGIIAKEKGLEPLAMMMLAQEIIEGTAEDCAREFVNTEKKVESVDEALAGARDIVAEMISEDADVRKIIREFTKENGILVSAKKDEADTEYEMYHDYKEPIAKMPPHRILAANRGEREDKLRVTVEIDEETCHNHIAGRYLKKTKSVFRPHMIDAIKDGYGRLIAGSIEREVRAEFTEKAEAHAIEVFAENLRNLLLQAPTKNRIIMGIDPGFRTGCKVAVIDETGKYLEGVTIYPHEPQGEILASKKIIKALAKKHSVSVIAIGNGTASRETEQLVADVISELKQDDKELDLVYTIVSEAGASVYSASKVAQQEFPDLEAAQRGNISIARRLLDPLAELVKIDPKSIGVGQYQHDCDQKKLADALTVVVESAVNYVGVNLNTASASLLTYVSGLSSRTATAIVQFRDKNGKFARRDQLLEVPGIGPAAFQQAAGFLRIPEGDNPFDNTSIHPESYEATQKLLQKFNVLDVRMAGSFLDLQLRNSKLPLDKVAGEVGIGVPTLKDIIDNLKKPGRDPRDEMPKPIFKSDVLKMEDLREGMILKGTVRNVVDFGAFVDIGVKQDGLVHISQLAHKFVKNPMEVVAVGDVVDVKVLGVDLAKGRVQL, translated from the coding sequence CTGGATATCATTCGTTTGGTTGCCAAAGAATTGGCGATTGCTGCAAACAACGTTTCGGCAACGATTAAATTATTGGATGAAGAAAATACGGTTCCGTTCCTAGCGCGCTATCGTAAAGAAGTCACCGGGGGATTGGACGAAAATCAAATTCGCGATATCCATGAAAAGATGACGTATTACCGCTCACTGGAAGCCCGTAAGTTAACGGTTTTAGCTTCTATCGAAGAACAAGGCAAATTAACCGATGAACTTAAACAAAAAATTCAGACAGCAATCAAATTACAAGAAGTCGAAGATTTGTATTTGCCATACAAACCTAAACGCCGAACGCGAGGCATTATTGCTAAAGAAAAGGGATTAGAGCCTTTGGCCATGATGATGCTGGCGCAAGAAATTATTGAAGGAACCGCTGAAGATTGTGCGCGTGAATTCGTGAACACAGAAAAGAAAGTAGAATCGGTCGATGAAGCCTTGGCAGGTGCGCGCGATATTGTTGCGGAAATGATCAGCGAAGATGCGGACGTGAGAAAGATCATTCGCGAATTTACTAAAGAAAATGGAATTCTGGTTTCCGCCAAAAAGGATGAGGCCGATACCGAATATGAGATGTATCACGATTATAAAGAACCGATTGCCAAAATGCCACCTCATCGAATTCTGGCAGCCAATCGCGGAGAACGCGAAGATAAATTGCGTGTGACGGTTGAAATTGACGAAGAAACCTGCCATAACCACATTGCCGGCCGGTACTTGAAGAAAACGAAATCTGTTTTCCGTCCTCACATGATTGATGCTATCAAAGATGGTTATGGTCGTCTGATCGCCGGCTCTATTGAGCGTGAGGTACGCGCTGAATTTACAGAAAAAGCTGAGGCGCATGCCATCGAAGTATTTGCAGAAAATCTTAGAAATCTTTTATTGCAGGCACCGACCAAAAACCGCATCATCATGGGCATCGATCCGGGTTTTCGGACGGGCTGTAAAGTGGCTGTGATCGATGAGACCGGGAAATATCTTGAAGGAGTGACCATCTATCCTCACGAACCGCAGGGTGAAATCCTCGCGTCAAAAAAAATCATCAAAGCTTTGGCTAAAAAACATTCAGTCTCAGTAATCGCTATCGGTAACGGTACGGCTTCGCGTGAGACCGAACAATTAGTAGCTGATGTTATTTCTGAATTGAAACAGGATGATAAAGAACTCGACCTCGTTTACACGATTGTCAGTGAAGCCGGAGCGTCGGTGTACTCCGCTTCGAAAGTTGCACAGCAGGAATTCCCTGATCTCGAAGCCGCGCAACGTGGCAATATTTCGATTGCTCGACGGCTGCTCGATCCATTGGCTGAATTGGTCAAGATCGATCCGAAATCGATTGGAGTCGGTCAGTATCAACATGATTGTGATCAGAAAAAATTAGCCGATGCTTTAACGGTTGTCGTGGAGTCGGCAGTAAATTATGTTGGAGTAAATTTAAATACAGCTTCAGCATCGCTTTTGACTTATGTTTCAGGACTTTCATCACGAACAGCGACGGCCATTGTTCAGTTTCGCGATAAAAACGGGAAATTTGCTCGTCGTGATCAATTACTGGAAGTGCCAGGAATTGGTCCTGCGGCGTTTCAGCAAGCCGCCGGTTTTTTAAGAATTCCTGAAGGAGATAATCCGTTTGACAATACGTCCATCCATCCCGAGTCCTATGAAGCCACGCAAAAATTACTGCAAAAATTTAATGTCCTGGATGTACGGATGGCGGGAAGCTTTCTGGATCTTCAACTGCGCAATTCAAAATTGCCGCTCGATAAAGTAGCAGGTGAAGTCGGCATCGGCGTACCGACCTTAAAAGACATCATCGACAATTTAAAAAAACCAGGCCGCGATCCGCGCGACGAGATGCCTAAACCCATTTTCAAAAGCGACGTTCTTAAAATGGAAGATCTTCGTGAGGGCATGATTCTCAAAGGTACCGTACGCAACGTTGTTGACTTTGGGGCATTCGTCGACATCGGAGTTAAGCAGGACGGCTT
- a CDS encoding DUF4249 domain-containing protein has translation MIAACSDVPTFPEKVNLISVHCVLNHKFKTQVFVNHAINVDDLDGVYNRDSLKTRISGAHVIIEGNGQQIVLTEKRPGLYEDIYSELRISEGQKYSLSVEVDDEKVYAETTVPITPQLTEPVNMDSLIVFLEVDTDYTEVYSTIDSRVTNSAIKYSWKKTVNASYQFSIVNLEISVMDSDSVIYYYPDLYTLTGSILENALNIFGNNSGYGKNWIWSSSYPEIVGVTETRPDRIEILVYDEASTNYFNYDYHGLERTSNIVGGLGCFGSINYYSKDITLIVHSQYAEW, from the coding sequence TTGATCGCGGCCTGTTCGGACGTTCCTACATTTCCTGAAAAGGTTAATTTAATTTCAGTGCATTGTGTTTTAAATCACAAATTTAAAACACAAGTATTTGTCAATCACGCAATCAATGTCGATGATCTGGATGGTGTATACAACCGTGATTCGTTGAAAACAAGAATATCTGGGGCTCATGTGATAATTGAAGGAAATGGACAACAAATTGTATTGACTGAGAAACGCCCGGGTCTCTATGAAGACATTTATTCTGAACTTAGAATCAGCGAAGGACAAAAATATTCTTTATCAGTCGAGGTTGATGACGAAAAAGTTTATGCTGAAACTACAGTGCCCATAACTCCACAATTGACTGAGCCAGTGAATATGGACAGTTTAATTGTGTTTTTAGAAGTAGATACTGATTATACGGAAGTATATTCAACGATTGATTCACGCGTTACGAATTCTGCGATTAAATATAGTTGGAAAAAGACTGTCAATGCTTCCTATCAATTTAGTATTGTGAACCTGGAAATTAGCGTTATGGATTCCGATTCAGTAATTTATTACTATCCAGATCTCTATACTCTGACTGGATCAATACTTGAAAATGCGTTAAATATTTTCGGCAATAACTCTGGTTATGGTAAAAATTGGATATGGTCATCAAGCTATCCTGAAATTGTCGGAGTTACAGAGACGCGGCCTGATCGAATAGAAATACTGGTTTATGATGAAGCAAGCACGAATTATTTTAATTATGATTATCATGGCTTGGAGCGGACTTCAAATATAGTCGGAGGCCTTGGTTGTTTTGGTTCTATTAATTACTATAGTAAAGACATAACTCTCATCGTACATTCGCAGTATGCCGAATGGTAG